Within the Marinobacter sp. SS13-12 genome, the region CAGCGCATGCAGTGGGTAAGACGGGCCGTACCGAGGCGGATCTGGGTGAGCTTGAGGCCATCGCCGACTTCCATCAGCCGGTTCTCGTCCGGGATTTCCAGGCCGTCGAACCGGAGCTCGCAATGGCCTCCGTGCTCTTCTGGCCCCATGATCGGAATCCGCCGGAGGATTTCCCAGCCAGGATCATCCTTGTGGAACAGGAAGGCGCTCAGACCCTTGCGGGTATCGTCGGAAGTCCGTGCAATCAGAATAAAATGCGATGCGTCGGCGGCGCCGGTAATGTAATGCTTGTGGCCGTGGATAACCCACCGGTCGCCCTTTCGCGTAGCAGTGGTCTGCATCATGCCGGGATCCGAGCCACAGCCGGGAGGTGGTTCGGTCATCGCAAACGCGGAACTTACTTTTCCCTCCACGATGGGCTTGAGCCAGCGCTCCTGCTGAGCTTCGGTCGCCACCTTCGCCAGCACGATCATGTTTCCGTCGTCCGGCGCCGCGGAATTGAACACCACCGGCCCGAATATCGACCGGTTCATCTCTTCGTAGCAGGCCGCCATACCGGAAATATCGAGCCCCTGACCGCCCAGATGCTCAGGAATCTGCAGGCACCACAAGCCCTGCTGTTTTGCCTTCGCACGCATCTGCTCGAGGCAGTCGCGCGCAATGTTCTCATGTTCATCATAGGCCTCCGGGTTCTGCTCCA harbors:
- a CDS encoding acyl-CoA dehydrogenase family protein, with translation MDFNLSPGNESYRKRIKDFVEQELLPLEQNPEAYDEHENIARDCLEQMRAKAKQQGLWCLQIPEHLGGQGLDISGMAACYEEMNRSIFGPVVFNSAAPDDGNMIVLAKVATEAQQERWLKPIVEGKVSSAFAMTEPPPGCGSDPGMMQTTATRKGDRWVIHGHKHYITGAADASHFILIARTSDDTRKGLSAFLFHKDDPGWEILRRIPIMGPEEHGGHCELRFDGLEIPDENRLMEVGDGLKLTQIRLGTARLTHCMRWLGLARRSLEIATEYVNNRESFGQSLAQREGVQWLLGEAAMEIQVGRLLTMHAAWKLDQGDFARKEVSMAKVAVADTLHKAVDTAIQLCGARGYSKDTPLEWIYRYARQARLVDGASEIHKMVFSKTLLAERTDFWHWGVKA